A single Verrucomicrobiia bacterium DNA region contains:
- a CDS encoding aspartate kinase encodes MALIVQKYGGSSVANIDRIKNVARRVAGYRQRGEQVIVVVSAMSGVTDGLIKLAKDIVPLPSERELDMLLATGEQQTIALMAIALQALNVPAISMTGAQAGIVTNGVHTKAKIHNITPRQVHQALNAGNVVIVAGFQGETEEGQITTLGRGGSDLTAIALAAALKADLCQIYTDVDGVYTADPRLAPGAHKLPEISYDEMMELASLGAKVMQTRSVEFAKKFKVIFEVRSSLNDNPGTIVKEETKSMEDVVVRGVSFDKNQAKVTLVGVPDRPGVAAQVFKAIGDANINVDMIIQNIGHGNGSRATDLSFTVDKPDLAKAKKVIDQLKAELGFRDLLSDEQIGKLSIVGVGMKSHSGIAGKLFETLANEGVNIGMISTSEIKVSVIIDVAQGDKAVKAVHQAFIG; translated from the coding sequence ATGGCATTGATCGTTCAGAAATATGGCGGCAGTTCCGTAGCCAACATTGATCGCATTAAAAATGTGGCACGGCGCGTGGCCGGCTACCGACAACGCGGCGAACAAGTGATCGTCGTGGTTTCCGCCATGAGCGGCGTCACCGACGGCCTGATCAAACTGGCCAAGGACATTGTGCCGCTGCCCAGCGAACGCGAGCTGGACATGCTGCTCGCGACTGGCGAGCAACAAACCATCGCCTTGATGGCCATCGCGCTGCAGGCGCTGAACGTGCCGGCAATTTCCATGACCGGCGCCCAAGCGGGCATCGTGACGAATGGCGTTCACACCAAGGCCAAGATTCACAACATCACGCCGCGCCAAGTGCATCAGGCCTTGAACGCCGGCAACGTCGTCATCGTGGCCGGTTTCCAAGGCGAAACGGAGGAAGGTCAGATCACCACCCTGGGCCGCGGCGGTTCGGATTTGACGGCGATTGCGCTGGCGGCGGCGCTGAAAGCGGATCTGTGTCAAATCTACACGGATGTGGATGGCGTTTACACCGCGGATCCGCGGCTCGCGCCAGGCGCCCATAAACTGCCGGAGATTTCCTACGACGAAATGATGGAACTGGCGAGCTTGGGCGCAAAGGTGATGCAAACGCGCTCGGTCGAGTTTGCCAAAAAATTCAAGGTGATCTTTGAAGTCCGCAGCAGTTTGAACGACAACCCGGGAACCATTGTGAAAGAAGAAACCAAAAGCATGGAAGACGTCGTCGTCCGCGGCGTTTCCTTTGACAAGAATCAGGCAAAGGTCACGCTCGTCGGCGTGCCGGACCGACCCGGCGTCGCCGCGCAGGTGTTCAAGGCCATCGGTGACGCCAACATCAACGTGGACATGATCATTCAGAATATCGGGCACGGTAACGGCTCGCGCGCCACCGACCTTTCGTTCACGGTGGACAAACCCGACCTGGCCAAGGCGAAGAAGGTCATTGACCAGCTCAAAGCGGAACTGGGCTTTCGCGATCTGCTGTCCGATGAGCAAATTGGCAAGCTCTCGATCGTTGGCGTCGGAATGAAGTCGCACTCGGGCATTGCGGGAAAACTCTTCGAGACCCTGGCCAACGAGGGCGTCAATATCGGCATGATTTCCACGAGCGAAATCAAGGTGTCGGTCATCATTGACGTCGCGCAAGGCGACAAGGCGGTAAAAGCCGTCCACCAAGCGTTCATCGGCTGA
- a CDS encoding tetratricopeptide repeat protein — protein sequence MKCGWLLLWLGCLLGSGGISATAFAASEKQAFDSASEAFRIEVWDRAEFEFGEFIKDFPQSEKLSQALLLQAEAMYHQKKFSEAAALLQAQFETAGSAQGSFLYWIGNAQLAAKQYPQAAASFGRLARDFPLSTQRLEAAVNEAVAYAQQTNWAEVVTLLKQPDGPFRQAEVSARGSELAARGFLLLAQAQFELKLYPDAEVTLHKIAGSLQGELEWQRLDWLCRTLMARNNLEAAATESAQLVAVAEGLPRRERLARSVARRADLLERLQRNDEAISTWARNLTNTPAAWERQALSQIVGLELRQNKIGAAAQRLEAYLAQTTNAPAADVAWLTLGELYLKQQVGRLPSGETNEVQIDRLSLATNCFQKVLQEFPQSSYAGRARLNLGWVYWVQSNYTASATAFAAAAEQLPVSEDLAVAKLKWADALYQLKDFAGARTNYEAVLELLPQWPALDAALRPLASYQALRAGLATPGATVALSTAEAAMRGILEANPASELAANSVLLVAQAYLDAHDTTEAQRICEEFVRRYPQSELRPEVELMIAKMREAIGDWAAVLQDYQKWLEQFPTNRLRPQVEFQMALATARSGAETNALTLFTNFVAQFPGNALAPRAQWWIADFYFGRGAYSEAEIQYKQLFQNWKNSSLTYEAHLMAGRAALPRSLPDALEHFSNIMSDTNCPVALRVQALFAYGGVAMKMVPSVTNKFERLEQARQAFQAVITEYPTNELVAQAWGEVGNCSLQLAAAEPANYLTASNAYQQALTIPSANVATRSQALNGLATVLEKQAALQTDGTLTTNLLRQARNYDLDVYWDKQLAAGETADPYWKKRAGMEAARLSESLGDWPVALGLYRDMARLNLWPTDQLEKKIANLSQLVAETTKAN from the coding sequence ATGAAATGTGGGTGGTTGTTGCTGTGGCTGGGATGTCTGCTGGGAAGCGGCGGCATCTCCGCGACGGCGTTTGCCGCCAGTGAAAAGCAGGCGTTCGATTCGGCCAGCGAGGCGTTCCGGATTGAAGTCTGGGATCGCGCCGAGTTCGAGTTCGGCGAATTCATCAAGGATTTTCCTCAATCCGAAAAGCTCTCCCAGGCGCTGCTGTTGCAGGCCGAGGCGATGTATCATCAGAAAAAGTTCAGCGAGGCCGCCGCCTTGCTCCAGGCGCAATTCGAGACGGCCGGTTCCGCGCAAGGTTCATTTTTGTATTGGATCGGTAACGCGCAACTGGCGGCCAAGCAATATCCGCAGGCCGCCGCGTCCTTTGGTCGTCTGGCGCGGGATTTTCCGCTCTCCACGCAACGGTTGGAAGCGGCAGTGAACGAAGCGGTGGCTTACGCGCAACAGACGAATTGGGCCGAGGTGGTGACGTTGTTGAAACAGCCGGACGGTCCGTTTCGCCAGGCGGAAGTGAGTGCGCGCGGCAGCGAGCTGGCGGCGCGTGGCTTCTTGTTGCTGGCTCAGGCGCAATTTGAATTGAAGTTGTATCCGGATGCGGAGGTAACCCTGCATAAGATTGCCGGAAGTCTGCAAGGCGAACTGGAATGGCAGCGCCTGGATTGGTTGTGCCGCACGTTGATGGCGCGGAATAATCTCGAAGCGGCCGCTACTGAAAGCGCGCAACTGGTGGCCGTGGCTGAAGGTTTGCCGCGGCGCGAGCGGTTGGCCCGCAGTGTCGCCCGGCGCGCCGATTTACTGGAACGCTTGCAGCGCAATGATGAGGCGATTTCGACGTGGGCACGAAATCTGACCAACACCCCGGCGGCGTGGGAGCGTCAGGCGTTAAGCCAGATCGTGGGGCTGGAATTGCGGCAGAATAAAATCGGCGCGGCGGCGCAACGATTGGAAGCGTATCTTGCGCAAACCACCAACGCGCCGGCGGCGGATGTCGCGTGGCTGACGCTGGGCGAGCTTTACCTGAAACAGCAGGTGGGACGGTTGCCGAGCGGCGAGACCAACGAGGTCCAGATTGATCGGCTGAGTCTGGCGACGAATTGTTTTCAGAAGGTCTTGCAGGAGTTTCCCCAGTCGAGTTACGCGGGCCGGGCGCGGTTGAATCTGGGCTGGGTTTACTGGGTGCAAAGCAATTATACCGCGAGTGCGACCGCGTTTGCGGCGGCGGCGGAACAATTGCCGGTATCGGAGGATCTGGCGGTGGCGAAGCTCAAATGGGCCGATGCCCTGTATCAACTGAAAGACTTTGCCGGCGCGCGAACCAATTACGAAGCCGTGCTGGAATTGCTGCCGCAGTGGCCCGCGCTGGATGCGGCGTTGCGTCCGCTGGCCAGCTATCAAGCGTTGCGGGCGGGGTTGGCGACTCCCGGAGCGACGGTTGCGCTCTCCACCGCCGAGGCGGCCATGCGGGGCATTTTGGAGGCCAATCCGGCCAGTGAGCTTGCGGCCAACAGCGTCCTGCTCGTCGCCCAAGCATATCTGGACGCGCACGACACCACCGAGGCACAGCGGATTTGTGAAGAGTTCGTGCGACGTTATCCACAATCGGAATTGCGACCGGAAGTGGAACTCATGATTGCCAAAATGCGCGAAGCGATCGGAGATTGGGCCGCCGTGTTGCAAGACTATCAGAAATGGCTGGAACAATTTCCGACCAATCGCCTGCGGCCGCAGGTGGAATTTCAAATGGCCCTGGCCACGGCGCGCAGCGGTGCGGAGACGAATGCGCTGACGTTGTTCACCAACTTTGTCGCGCAATTTCCCGGCAATGCGCTCGCGCCACGGGCGCAATGGTGGATCGCCGATTTCTATTTCGGTCGTGGTGCCTACAGCGAAGCGGAGATTCAATACAAGCAGTTGTTCCAGAACTGGAAGAACTCCTCGTTGACCTACGAAGCGCACCTGATGGCGGGTCGCGCCGCGCTGCCGCGCTCGCTGCCCGACGCGCTGGAGCATTTCAGCAACATCATGAGCGACACGAATTGTCCCGTGGCGTTGCGAGTGCAGGCGCTGTTCGCGTATGGCGGCGTGGCCATGAAAATGGTGCCGTCGGTGACGAATAAATTCGAGCGGTTGGAACAGGCGCGGCAGGCGTTTCAAGCCGTCATTACCGAATATCCCACCAACGAACTGGTGGCGCAGGCGTGGGGCGAGGTTGGAAATTGTTCGTTGCAATTGGCCGCCGCCGAACCGGCGAATTACCTCACCGCCTCCAACGCCTATCAGCAGGCGTTGACGATTCCGTCCGCCAATGTGGCGACGCGCAGCCAGGCGTTGAATGGGTTGGCGACCGTATTGGAGAAGCAGGCCGCGCTGCAAACTGACGGCACGCTGACCACGAACCTGTTGCGGCAGGCGCGAAACTACGACCTCGACGTTTATTGGGACAAACAACTCGCGGCGGGTGAAACCGCGGACCCGTATTGGAAAAAGCGCGCCGGGATGGAAGCCGCGCGATTATCGGAGAGCCTGGGAGATTGGCCGGTGGCGCTGGGGTTGTATCGGGATATGGCGCGATTGAACCTCTGGCCGACGGACCAGTTGGAGAAAAAGATCGCCAATCTCAGTCAACTGGTGGCGGAAACGACGAAGGCAAATTGA
- a CDS encoding UPF0236 family protein produces MEVQETQWRLGRRGRLLRPFCQRARVNPRGRSRRLQRALVDFGAEESFARAAQRVREHYGLDVTATAVRQHTLAHGARISALAVTPPKRAVRTLVTQLDGSLIPIMVPPTHSEDRRCGKQLIWREARLCLARPKDSATPCYGATLGSVTLAGAMWRATAQAAGLGARTHVHGVGDGAAWILTQFQEQFGAQGDYLLDFYHVSEYLAAAATVIHPKNPERWRRRQQSRLLENKVSAVLRALTAHLEPEGVPTAPVRAAYRYLSERRAHLDYAGARTAGLEIGSGEIESGHRHVIQQRLKLAGSWWKETNAEAMLGLRVARANQLWSRYWSTPKLGLN; encoded by the coding sequence GTGGAAGTCCAGGAGACGCAATGGCGGCTGGGCCGGCGCGGCCGGTTGTTGCGCCCCTTCTGCCAACGGGCCAGGGTGAATCCGCGCGGCCGTTCGCGGCGGTTGCAACGGGCGCTGGTGGATTTCGGGGCCGAGGAAAGTTTTGCCCGCGCCGCTCAACGCGTGCGGGAACACTACGGGCTGGACGTGACGGCCACAGCGGTGCGCCAGCACACCTTGGCGCACGGGGCGCGGATCAGCGCCTTGGCCGTCACGCCGCCCAAACGCGCGGTCCGCACGCTGGTCACGCAACTGGACGGCAGTCTGATTCCCATCATGGTGCCGCCCACCCACAGCGAAGATCGTCGCTGCGGCAAACAACTCATCTGGCGCGAAGCGCGTTTGTGTCTGGCTCGGCCCAAAGACTCGGCCACGCCCTGCTACGGCGCCACCTTGGGCAGCGTGACGCTGGCTGGCGCGATGTGGCGGGCCACGGCCCAAGCCGCCGGGCTGGGCGCACGCACGCACGTCCATGGGGTGGGCGACGGGGCGGCCTGGATTCTCACCCAGTTCCAGGAACAGTTCGGCGCGCAAGGTGATTACTTGTTGGACTTCTACCACGTGAGCGAATACCTCGCGGCGGCCGCGACGGTGATTCACCCCAAAAATCCCGAACGCTGGCGCCGCCGCCAACAAAGCCGGTTGCTGGAAAACAAGGTGTCGGCCGTGCTGCGGGCGTTGACTGCGCACCTCGAACCCGAAGGCGTGCCGACCGCGCCCGTGCGGGCGGCGTACCGCTACTTGAGCGAACGGCGGGCGCATCTGGACTATGCGGGCGCACGGACGGCGGGACTGGAGATCGGCTCCGGCGAGATTGAAAGCGGCCATCGGCATGTGATTCAACAACGGCTCAAACTGGCGGGCAGTTGGTGGAAGGAAACCAACGCCGAAGCCATGCTAGGCCTACGCGTGGCCCGCGCCAACCAACTCTGGTCGCGCTACTGGTCCACGCCAAAACTCGGCCTCAATTGA
- the uvrA gene encoding excinuclease ABC subunit UvrA: MSKEFIRIGGAREHNLKNLTLEIPRDKLVVITGLSGSGKSSLAFDTLYAEGQRKYVESLSAYARQFLDQMQKPEVDYIEGLSPAIAIEQRSSGMNPRSTVATTTEIYDYLRLLYAHVGQAHCPDTGDPIVAQTTSDIVDRILTLPEKTRVMLLAPVVQHQKGEFRDVIERLQREGFVRARVDGELVELTNPQARIKLDAKHHHTIEAVVDRLVVDDKVRVRLQDSVETALRWGNGVMVTLHQIETREPKARPTMEARPASARPGDWIETLHSNRLYSPRTGRSYEKPGPKHFSFNSPTGACSVCHGLGQKMVFDTGLVVPDADKSLEQGAILPWRRGGKRMIVYYKSMLKAVAAHYGVSLEAPYKNLPDEFKHVLMHGSGAVEITFHFWRAGKSSMIQRPFEGVLPNLERLYTESESEFTRKRLKAFMSPQFCDACQGKRLRPEILAVTLGDGAAAEPSHSAPPAGTKSVASAKAAPPKIPGLSIMDVCRLSVTKADAFFARLTLTDFQRRIAGEVVKEIRARLGFLQNVGLGYLTLDRESGSLSGGEAQRIRLATQIGAGLVGVLYILDEPSIGLHQRDNDRLLATLKGLRDLGNSVMVVEHDADTIAAADYILDLGPGAGVHGGEIVAAGSLEEIKRARRSLTGRYLTGELNIPVPQQRKKFSPERGAIEILGASENNLKDINVRIPIGLFTCVTGVSGSGKSTLVDDTLRRALMRKFYGSKERPGAHQEIRNYEGLEKIVVIDQTPIGRTPRSNPATYTGMFNAIRDLFARLPAAKVRGYASGRFSFNVKGGRCEKCQGDGLIKIEMNFLPPVYVTCESCNGKRYNRETLEIAYKGLNIADVLNLTVDEAVNFFRAVPQIHEPCLTLAEVGLGYLRLGQSGTTLSGGEAQRVKLAAELSRKQTGRTLYILDEPTTGLHFHDVAKLLEVLFKLRAAGNTLLVIEHNLDVIKMADWIIDLGPEGGEGGGEVVGQGTPEEAITWPRSHTGCYLRSVL, translated from the coding sequence ATGAGTAAAGAATTCATCCGCATCGGCGGCGCGCGGGAGCATAATCTCAAGAATCTGACACTGGAGATTCCGCGCGATAAATTGGTGGTGATCACCGGATTGAGCGGCAGTGGCAAGTCATCGCTGGCTTTCGATACGCTTTACGCCGAGGGCCAGCGCAAATACGTGGAAAGTCTTTCCGCTTACGCGCGCCAATTCCTCGATCAGATGCAGAAACCCGAGGTGGATTACATCGAAGGTTTGTCGCCCGCCATCGCCATCGAACAGCGCTCGAGCGGAATGAATCCACGTTCCACCGTCGCGACGACCACCGAGATTTACGATTATTTACGTCTGCTGTACGCCCATGTGGGCCAGGCGCATTGCCCGGATACCGGCGATCCGATCGTGGCGCAAACCACCAGCGATATTGTGGATCGGATTTTAACTTTGCCCGAGAAGACGCGGGTCATGTTGCTCGCGCCAGTGGTGCAGCATCAAAAGGGGGAATTCCGCGACGTGATTGAGCGCCTGCAACGCGAGGGATTTGTCCGGGCGCGGGTGGATGGCGAACTGGTGGAGCTGACCAATCCGCAAGCGCGCATCAAATTGGACGCCAAACACCATCACACAATCGAGGCGGTGGTGGATCGGTTGGTGGTGGATGACAAGGTGCGCGTGCGCCTGCAAGACTCGGTGGAAACCGCTCTGCGCTGGGGCAATGGCGTGATGGTGACGCTGCATCAGATCGAAACGCGAGAGCCGAAGGCGCGACCCACCATGGAGGCGCGCCCCGCGTCCGCTCGTCCGGGTGACTGGATCGAAACGCTGCACTCGAATCGTTTGTATTCGCCGCGGACGGGGCGGAGCTATGAGAAACCGGGGCCGAAACATTTTTCCTTCAACTCGCCGACGGGAGCTTGTTCGGTTTGTCACGGGTTGGGGCAGAAGATGGTTTTCGACACGGGTCTGGTTGTGCCGGATGCGGACAAGTCGTTGGAGCAGGGCGCAATCCTGCCGTGGCGCCGCGGCGGCAAACGCATGATCGTCTATTACAAGTCCATGCTCAAAGCCGTGGCGGCGCATTATGGCGTGAGCTTGGAAGCGCCGTATAAAAATTTGCCGGATGAGTTCAAACACGTTCTGATGCACGGCTCGGGTGCGGTGGAAATCACCTTTCACTTCTGGCGCGCGGGCAAGTCGAGCATGATCCAGCGACCGTTCGAAGGCGTGCTGCCCAACCTCGAACGGCTCTACACCGAAAGCGAAAGTGAATTTACGCGCAAGCGGTTGAAGGCGTTCATGAGCCCACAGTTTTGTGATGCTTGTCAGGGCAAACGGTTGCGCCCGGAAATTCTCGCCGTGACCCTGGGCGATGGAGCGGCGGCCGAGCCGTCTCATTCAGCGCCTCCCGCCGGCACGAAATCGGTCGCCTCCGCGAAAGCAGCGCCGCCAAAAATTCCCGGCCTTTCCATCATGGACGTTTGTCGGTTATCCGTTACCAAGGCGGACGCGTTTTTCGCGCGGCTAACCCTGACGGATTTCCAGCGACGGATTGCGGGGGAGGTGGTGAAGGAGATTCGCGCGCGGCTGGGATTCTTGCAAAACGTCGGTTTGGGTTACCTCACGCTGGATCGCGAGAGCGGTTCGCTCTCCGGTGGCGAAGCGCAGCGCATCCGGCTGGCCACGCAAATCGGCGCCGGTCTCGTCGGGGTGCTGTACATTCTGGACGAACCCAGCATCGGCCTGCACCAGCGCGATAATGATCGCCTGCTCGCCACCTTGAAAGGACTGCGCGACCTGGGCAATTCCGTCATGGTGGTGGAGCACGATGCGGACACAATTGCCGCGGCGGATTACATTCTGGATCTCGGTCCGGGCGCCGGGGTGCATGGTGGCGAGATTGTGGCGGCGGGATCGCTCGAGGAAATCAAGCGCGCCCGCCGCTCGTTGACCGGTCGTTATCTCACCGGTGAGTTGAACATTCCCGTGCCCCAACAACGCAAGAAATTTTCGCCCGAGCGCGGCGCGATTGAAATTTTGGGCGCGAGCGAAAATAATTTGAAAGACATCAACGTGCGCATTCCCATCGGATTGTTCACCTGCGTGACGGGCGTGAGCGGTTCTGGAAAAAGCACCCTGGTGGATGACACGCTGCGCCGCGCCCTGATGCGGAAATTTTACGGCTCGAAAGAGCGCCCGGGCGCGCATCAGGAAATCCGCAACTACGAAGGGTTGGAAAAGATCGTGGTGATTGATCAAACGCCCATCGGTCGCACGCCGCGCAGCAATCCGGCCACCTACACGGGGATGTTCAACGCCATTCGCGATCTGTTCGCGCGGCTGCCCGCCGCCAAAGTGCGGGGCTATGCCTCCGGCCGCTTCAGTTTCAACGTGAAAGGCGGTCGCTGCGAGAAATGTCAGGGCGACGGCCTGATCAAGATCGAGATGAACTTCCTGCCGCCGGTTTATGTGACGTGCGAAAGCTGCAACGGCAAACGCTACAATCGCGAGACGCTGGAGATCGCCTACAAAGGATTGAACATTGCCGACGTGCTTAATCTCACCGTGGATGAAGCGGTGAATTTTTTCCGGGCCGTGCCGCAGATTCACGAGCCGTGCCTGACGCTGGCCGAAGTGGGTTTGGGTTACCTGCGCCTCGGCCAATCGGGCACCACCCTCAGCGGCGGCGAAGCGCAACGCGTCAAGCTGGCCGCCGAGCTGAGCCGTAAACAAACCGGGCGCACCCTTTACATTCTGGACGAGCCGACCACCGGACTGCACTTCCACGACGTCGCTAAATTACTGGAAGTTTTGTTCAAATTACGCGCTGCCGGAAACACCCTGCTCGTGATCGAGCACAACCTGGACGTTATCAAGATGGCCGATTGGATCATTGATCTGGGACCGGAAGGCGGCGAAGGCGGCGGCGAAGTGGTCGGGCAGGGGACACCCGAAGAGGCGATCACCTGGCCGCGCAGCCATACCGGATGCTATTTGCGCTCCGTCCTGTAG
- a CDS encoding Gfo/Idh/MocA family oxidoreductase gives MQNQDQPNLTRRKFLQSSATAAAATTLAGLDVARFAHAAGSDTLKVGLIGCGGRNSGAGFQALRADPGARLVAMGDIFLDRIHHARQAITTELSKDGKADQVQVRDDHCFTGFDSYQHVIAAADVVLIANAAKFHPLHARAAIAAGKHVFVEKPHGIDPYGIKQLQQACDHAREKQLCLVSGLQSRYHAGYAETVQRIHDGAIGEVIAIEENFLRAPYGITERPPELTELEWQCRTQYHFAWLSGDDVPQSLVHNLDRARWVLREQVPLQCHGLGGRSSMTEGKYGNVFDHHSVIYELESGVRIYAFCRTTTGCYDESSSIVLGSKGKASLTNCRIWGEKNWRWQGQCDPYQVEHDRLFAAIRSGQPINNGDYMVRSTLTTIMGQISCYTGKQVTWEEINASDFAYAPKPEECRDGMAPPVQPGPDGSYPVYIPGQTQLL, from the coding sequence ATGCAAAACCAAGACCAACCGAATTTGACCCGGCGCAAGTTTCTCCAATCCTCCGCCACTGCCGCGGCCGCCACGACGCTGGCGGGATTGGATGTCGCCCGCTTTGCCCATGCGGCGGGTAGCGATACCCTCAAAGTCGGCCTGATTGGTTGTGGTGGTCGCAACAGCGGCGCCGGCTTTCAAGCGTTGCGCGCCGATCCCGGTGCCCGGTTGGTGGCGATGGGAGATATTTTCCTGGATCGAATCCATCACGCGCGACAGGCCATTACCACCGAACTGAGTAAAGACGGCAAAGCGGATCAGGTGCAGGTGCGAGACGATCATTGTTTCACTGGATTCGATAGCTACCAACACGTCATCGCCGCTGCGGATGTGGTGTTGATCGCCAATGCGGCGAAATTTCATCCGTTGCACGCCCGGGCCGCCATCGCCGCCGGCAAGCACGTTTTCGTCGAGAAACCGCACGGCATTGATCCGTATGGCATCAAGCAATTGCAGCAAGCGTGCGATCACGCGCGGGAGAAGCAACTCTGCCTCGTCTCCGGTTTGCAGAGTCGTTATCACGCGGGTTACGCGGAAACCGTGCAACGCATTCACGACGGCGCGATTGGCGAGGTGATTGCCATCGAGGAGAATTTTCTGCGTGCGCCCTACGGCATCACCGAACGCCCTCCGGAGCTGACCGAACTCGAATGGCAATGCCGCACGCAATACCACTTCGCCTGGCTCTCGGGCGACGACGTCCCGCAATCGCTCGTTCACAATCTCGACCGCGCGCGCTGGGTGTTGCGCGAACAAGTCCCCCTCCAATGCCACGGCTTGGGCGGGCGCTCGTCCATGACCGAAGGCAAGTACGGCAACGTCTTTGACCACCACTCGGTGATTTACGAGTTGGAAAGCGGAGTGCGCATCTATGCGTTCTGCCGCACCACCACCGGTTGCTACGATGAATCATCAAGTATTGTGCTTGGCTCGAAAGGTAAAGCGTCGCTGACGAACTGCCGGATCTGGGGCGAAAAAAACTGGCGCTGGCAGGGCCAGTGCGATCCGTATCAGGTGGAGCACGATCGCCTCTTTGCCGCCATCCGTTCCGGGCAACCCATCAACAACGGCGATTACATGGTGCGCAGCACCTTGACCACCATCATGGGACAGATTTCCTGCTACACGGGCAAACAAGTAACTTGGGAGGAAATCAACGCGTCGGATTTTGCTTACGCGCCCAAACCGGAGGAGTGCCGCGACGGCATGGCGCCACCCGTGCAACCCGGCCCGGACGGTTCGTATCCGGTTTATATCCCCGGACAAACACAACTGCTTTGA
- a CDS encoding ThuA domain-containing protein: MSLRFPLIRLILFLVVMTAIANPAADQARVLIVTGVDYPGHHWRETSPALKQILATDQRLDVRIVEDPHYLDSAALTNYAVVLLNFQNWEVPGPGVAARENLRRYVERGGGLMSVHFSCGAWHGEWPEFQNILGRVWHGAGPDKPQHDPRGRFTVRLVDADHSITRGLNDFETDDELYTCLTGTTPIHVLAEAKSKVDGKNHPMALVHEYGQGRVFVTTLGHDVKALTNSIVPQLLRRSCAWAARLPE, translated from the coding sequence ATGAGCCTGCGCTTCCCGCTGATTCGATTGATTTTGTTTCTCGTCGTGATGACGGCGATTGCAAATCCTGCCGCGGACCAAGCGCGCGTCCTGATTGTCACCGGCGTGGATTATCCAGGTCATCACTGGCGCGAAACCAGCCCCGCGTTGAAACAGATTTTGGCGACCGATCAACGCCTCGACGTGCGCATCGTGGAAGACCCGCACTACCTGGATTCAGCGGCGCTCACGAACTACGCCGTCGTGCTGTTGAATTTTCAGAATTGGGAAGTGCCCGGCCCCGGTGTGGCCGCGCGCGAGAATCTGCGGCGTTATGTGGAACGCGGTGGCGGATTAATGAGCGTTCACTTCAGTTGCGGGGCGTGGCATGGCGAGTGGCCCGAATTTCAAAATATCTTGGGCCGCGTCTGGCACGGTGCCGGTCCGGACAAACCGCAGCACGATCCGCGCGGCCGCTTCACCGTCCGCCTGGTGGATGCGGATCATTCCATCACCCGCGGATTGAACGATTTTGAAACGGACGATGAGCTTTACACTTGCCTGACCGGCACCACGCCGATCCACGTGCTGGCTGAAGCAAAATCGAAAGTGGACGGTAAAAACCATCCGATGGCCTTGGTCCATGAATACGGTCAGGGCCGCGTCTTTGTGACGACGCTCGGCCACGACGTGAAAGCTCTCACCAATTCGATTGTGCCTCAACTCCTCCGTCGCAGTTGTGCTTGGGCCGCCCGACTTCCGGAATAA
- a CDS encoding alkene reductase, whose amino-acid sequence MNEKLKLLEPVSLGGLKLSNRIFMSPLTRCRAESGRVPGRLMREYYTQRAAAGLIISEATSITPMGVGYPDTPGIWSPEQVTGWKEIVRAVHEAGSKMFLQLWHVGRVSDPFYLNGALPVAPSAIAPQGHVSLLRPHRPFVTPRALERSELPGIVAAYRQGAANALEAGFDGVEIHGANGYLLDQFLQDSSNHRTDDYGGPVENRARLMLEVADAVISVWGADRVGMHLAPHAPEHDMRDSNPAATFGYVARELGRRHLGFLCVRETPGSSRLSAQLKQQFGGFYVANDGFTRATGEQILRQDEADAVAFGRLFIANPDLPSRFARNAPLNPPDPSTFFASGPKGYTDYPALAA is encoded by the coding sequence ATGAACGAGAAGTTGAAATTGCTCGAACCGGTTTCCTTGGGTGGTTTGAAGTTGTCCAATCGTATTTTCATGTCGCCGCTCACGCGTTGTCGCGCCGAATCAGGCCGTGTGCCGGGCCGTTTGATGCGCGAGTATTACACGCAACGTGCTGCCGCCGGACTCATCATCAGCGAGGCCACTTCCATCACTCCGATGGGCGTGGGCTATCCCGATACGCCGGGCATTTGGTCGCCGGAGCAGGTGACGGGTTGGAAGGAAATCGTGCGGGCCGTGCATGAGGCGGGCAGCAAAATGTTTTTGCAACTCTGGCATGTCGGTCGTGTGTCCGATCCCTTCTACTTGAACGGGGCGCTGCCGGTCGCACCCAGTGCCATCGCGCCGCAAGGGCATGTGAGTTTACTCCGGCCGCATCGTCCGTTCGTCACTCCACGAGCATTGGAACGAAGTGAACTGCCGGGCATCGTCGCCGCCTATCGCCAGGGCGCAGCGAACGCGCTCGAGGCCGGATTCGATGGCGTGGAAATTCACGGTGCGAATGGCTATCTGCTGGATCAATTTCTGCAAGACAGTTCGAACCACCGTACGGATGATTATGGTGGGCCAGTTGAGAATCGCGCGCGACTGATGCTCGAAGTGGCGGACGCGGTGATTTCGGTTTGGGGTGCGGATCGGGTGGGCATGCACCTGGCGCCGCACGCGCCGGAACACGACATGCGCGATTCCAATCCGGCCGCCACATTTGGTTACGTGGCGCGCGAATTGGGTCGGCGTCATCTGGGCTTCCTTTGCGTGCGGGAAACGCCGGGATCAAGTCGGCTCAGCGCTCAACTGAAACAGCAGTTCGGCGGATTTTATGTGGCCAACGACGGATTCACGCGCGCCACGGGAGAACAGATTTTGCGACAGGACGAGGCGGATGCGGTGGCGTTCGGTCGGTTGTTCATCGCCAATCCCGATTTGCCGTCGCGCTTTGCCAGGAACGCGCCGCTCAATCCGCCTGATCCGTCCACGTTCTTCGCTTCCGGTCCGAAAGGCTACACCGATTACCCGGCGTTGGCGGCTTGA